Sequence from the Stenotrophomonas bentonitica genome:
GTGCTGCATTTGAGTGCCGCGTTGTTCCACCTGTGGGTACGCCGCGATGGCGTGTTCCAGGCGATGGCGAAAGGGCCTGAGCGGCGTTAGAGCCAACCCTTCTGCCGCGCCAACCGGTACGCCTCGATCCGGTTGGCCACGCCCAGCTTGCCGATGCACTCGGACAGATAATTGCGCACCGTGCCGTGCGAGAGGCCCAGCTGGGTGGCGATCTCGCTGGCCGAGCGGCCGTCGCCGGACAGGCGCAGCACCTGGCGTTCGCGGTCGTTGAGCGGGTCGGCCTGCGACCAGGCATCCAGCGCCAGTTGCGGGTCGATGGCTCGGCCGCCGTGCTGCACCTGGCGCAGCGCGTCGGCCAGCTTTTCCGCCGGTGCGTCCTTCAACAGATAGCCGCACACGCCGGCATCCAGCGCGCGGCGCAGAAACCCCGAGCGCGCGAAGGTGGTCACGATCACCACCTTGATCGGCAGTTCATGCCGCGAGATGCGCTGCGCCAGCTCCAGCCCGGAGAGT
This genomic interval carries:
- a CDS encoding response regulator transcription factor, with translation MIRIVLAEDQAMVRGALSALLGLEPDIEVLGAAADGEAAWRMLQQLKPDILVTDIEMPGLSGLELAQRISRHELPIKVVIVTTFARSGFLRRALDAGVCGYLLKDAPAEKLADALRQVQHGGRAIDPQLALDAWSQADPLNDRERQVLRLSGDGRSASEIATQLGLSHGTVRNYLSECIGKLGVANRIEAYRLARQKGWL